A region of Kribbella sp. NBC_01245 DNA encodes the following proteins:
- a CDS encoding GGDEF domain-containing protein, with translation MFSIRHRRPGRRRPDRSRALRNWELWSIPPVLLGYVLTVDVLALAAPAIAAGVDPIGQTDLIRFAILAVGSAVHIEAARGTERLRELAAEGLPYVNLKGMWTFAAVLLLPPPLAFALIVSTYLHSWLRLNRVRAYRLVFTTATVVLGSAAAALVIQALSPDGYPGFPSGPVGLVVLVLAGLAYWFVNYGLVIGAVLLSSPETTARQMVGRLNDHFVGLGSLGLGAATAIVLLHQPWAIPVLLAPLLGLHQGLLAGQFQTAARTDAKTGLVNAVFWHEMAAKELERATSTNSALSVLYVDLDYFKPINDTHGHDAGDQVLQEVAAELQRATRADDIVGRLGGEEFAILLPSTNPADAAKLAERVRRRVAGLCITVPGKNGQNAMIDNLTCSVGVATFPDAADTLQLLVKAADEAQYAAKAAGRNQFVVAPVAVPPLP, from the coding sequence ATGTTCAGTATCCGGCATCGGCGGCCCGGCCGTCGCCGCCCGGACCGGTCGCGCGCGCTGCGCAACTGGGAACTATGGTCGATCCCGCCTGTCCTGCTCGGCTACGTCCTGACTGTCGACGTCCTCGCCCTGGCCGCCCCGGCTATTGCGGCCGGCGTCGACCCGATCGGACAGACGGATCTGATCCGTTTCGCGATCCTCGCGGTGGGCTCTGCGGTTCACATCGAGGCGGCCCGGGGGACCGAGCGGCTGCGTGAGCTTGCCGCAGAGGGCCTGCCGTATGTGAATCTCAAGGGCATGTGGACCTTCGCCGCGGTCCTCCTGCTGCCGCCTCCGCTGGCGTTCGCGCTGATCGTGTCGACCTACCTGCACTCATGGCTGCGGCTGAACCGGGTCCGGGCCTACCGGCTCGTGTTCACGACCGCCACCGTGGTACTCGGCTCGGCGGCTGCAGCGCTGGTGATACAGGCGCTGTCGCCTGATGGCTATCCGGGTTTTCCCTCAGGTCCGGTCGGACTGGTCGTGCTCGTGCTGGCGGGACTGGCCTACTGGTTCGTCAACTACGGCCTTGTCATCGGCGCCGTGCTGCTGTCCAGCCCAGAAACCACCGCCCGCCAGATGGTCGGCCGGCTCAACGACCACTTCGTTGGTTTGGGTTCGCTCGGACTAGGCGCGGCAACCGCGATCGTTCTGCTGCATCAGCCTTGGGCGATCCCCGTCCTGCTCGCCCCTCTCCTCGGCCTGCACCAAGGGCTGCTGGCCGGTCAGTTCCAGACCGCCGCCCGCACCGACGCCAAGACCGGACTGGTCAACGCGGTGTTCTGGCATGAAATGGCGGCAAAAGAACTCGAGCGCGCCACCAGCACCAACTCTGCGCTAAGCGTGCTCTACGTCGACCTGGACTACTTCAAACCGATCAACGACACCCACGGCCACGATGCCGGCGACCAGGTCCTCCAAGAGGTCGCCGCCGAGCTGCAGCGGGCCACCCGTGCCGACGACATCGTCGGGCGTCTCGGAGGTGAAGAGTTCGCCATCCTGCTGCCCAGCACGAACCCTGCCGATGCCGCCAAGCTCGCCGAGCGCGTCCGCCGGCGCGTCGCTGGCCTGTGCATCACTGTCCCTGGCAAGAACGGTCAGAACGCGATGATCGACAACCTGACCTGCTCGGTCGGTGTTGCGACGTTCCCCGACGCCGCGGATACCCTGCAGCTGCTGGTGAAGGCCGCCGACGAGGCGCAGTACGCAGCCAAGGCCGCAGGCCGCAATCAGTTCGTCGTCGCCCCCGTTGCTGTGCCACCGCTTCCGTAG
- a CDS encoding HIT family protein, with product MPALDPCPFCTRIAEPSELPRSATAAVVADAYPRTPGHLLVVPLSHVGDYFAVPPNVKAEMWALVDSARSHLLANYRPDGWTVRINIGDVAGQTVDHAHIHVVPHYTSRTGNTPDENTPEETCVRSG from the coding sequence GTGCCAGCGCTCGATCCATGCCCGTTCTGCACCCGGATCGCCGAGCCCAGCGAACTGCCTCGCTCGGCGACCGCCGCGGTAGTCGCCGACGCGTATCCCCGGACACCGGGCCATCTCCTGGTCGTCCCGCTCAGCCACGTGGGCGACTACTTCGCCGTGCCCCCGAATGTCAAGGCTGAGATGTGGGCGTTGGTAGACTCCGCCCGGTCCCACCTACTGGCCAACTACCGGCCGGACGGGTGGACCGTCCGGATCAATATCGGGGATGTCGCCGGCCAAACCGTCGATCACGCTCACATCCACGTTGTCCCGCACTACACCAGCCGGACCGGCAACACGCCGGATGAGAACACACCAGAGGAGACCTGTGTCCGCAGTGGGTGA
- a CDS encoding MFS transporter, whose protein sequence is MTRRPAPQPGQDPAEPKATYRDVFAVAEFRALWFAQLASVAGDQLARVALAVLVFDRTGSAGLSALTYALTFLPDLVAGPLLSGLADRFSRRRVMVVCDLARMLLVAVMAIPGTPLWLLCVLLVVVQFFASPFQAARAALLPSILTGEQYVKSSAVSNMTSQFAQVVGFVAGGTLVAALGAHRTLLVDAATFAVSAALVGFGIRDYLLDGDPAHRPSWLTQIAAGARLVWGDRRLRYLVLLASLMGFYITVEGLAVPYAAALPNGPVTGAVAVGVLLAANPAGTVTGMVLVTRLDPVLRIRLIRPLSIGACAPLIGCLAQPGLVVTVLLWFVSGVCSAYQLQANVMFVQSVPDAQRGQAFGLARTVMIVAQGVGILLAGMAADRWQPAHVVAAAGVLGVIAAAGAATGFTRAERAHTPA, encoded by the coding sequence GTGACTCGCCGGCCCGCCCCGCAGCCTGGTCAGGATCCAGCAGAACCGAAGGCGACCTACCGCGACGTGTTCGCGGTCGCGGAATTCCGTGCGTTGTGGTTCGCGCAGCTGGCATCCGTGGCAGGGGATCAACTCGCCCGGGTGGCGCTTGCAGTTCTCGTGTTCGACCGGACCGGATCGGCTGGGCTGTCGGCGTTGACGTACGCGTTGACGTTCCTGCCCGATCTGGTGGCCGGGCCGCTGTTGTCGGGGCTGGCGGATCGGTTTTCGCGGCGCCGGGTGATGGTGGTGTGCGACCTGGCGCGGATGCTGCTGGTTGCTGTGATGGCAATCCCGGGTACGCCCTTGTGGCTGCTCTGTGTGCTGCTGGTGGTGGTCCAGTTCTTCGCCTCGCCGTTTCAGGCGGCCCGGGCAGCGTTGCTGCCGTCGATCCTGACCGGCGAGCAGTACGTGAAATCGAGCGCGGTGTCGAACATGACGTCGCAGTTCGCACAGGTGGTCGGATTCGTTGCCGGCGGCACTCTCGTCGCTGCTCTCGGCGCGCACCGCACGTTGCTGGTCGACGCTGCCACCTTCGCGGTTTCGGCCGCGCTAGTTGGCTTCGGGATCCGCGACTATCTCCTCGATGGAGACCCGGCTCACCGACCGTCGTGGCTGACGCAGATCGCGGCGGGTGCGCGGCTCGTCTGGGGGGACCGGCGCCTGCGGTACCTGGTGCTGCTGGCGTCGCTGATGGGGTTCTACATCACGGTCGAAGGTCTCGCCGTCCCGTACGCCGCCGCGCTGCCCAACGGCCCAGTCACGGGCGCGGTTGCAGTCGGGGTCCTGCTGGCGGCCAACCCAGCCGGCACGGTCACGGGCATGGTGCTGGTGACCCGGCTGGATCCGGTGCTGCGGATCCGGCTGATCCGGCCGTTGTCGATCGGGGCATGCGCACCGTTGATCGGCTGTCTCGCCCAGCCGGGCCTCGTGGTGACGGTGCTGTTGTGGTTCGTGTCTGGGGTCTGCTCGGCCTACCAGCTGCAGGCGAACGTGATGTTCGTACAGAGCGTCCCGGACGCACAGCGGGGCCAGGCGTTCGGCCTGGCCCGCACCGTGATGATCGTGGCGCAGGGGGTCGGGATCCTGCTGGCCGGGATGGCGGCGGACCGGTGGCAGCCCGCTCATGTCGTTGCGGCGGCCGGCGTGCTCGGCGTGATCGCCGCGGCTGGTGCGGCCACGGGTTTCACCCGGGCAGAGCGTGCGCACACGCCGGCCTGA
- the murC gene encoding UDP-N-acetylmuramate--L-alanine ligase: MSAVGEQFDGSLPWSGRRIHFVGIGGCGMSGLALVAAQLGATVSGSDAKRSIFFDSLAGTGLIDLHIGQSADHLPAAGEVVYSSAIRPDNVERVTAHQRGLTELHRSALLAQLTRMNRTIAVAGAHGKTTTAALLAYVLDHAGLEPTYIVGGLLRPPALHARAGTGGLLVIEADESDRSLLDYDVDIALVTNVDLDHVGDAAGYESKDDVADVLSRFAKSADFTIGSQSAADDLAERLPQLKVAVPGRTDKPASFLLDGETYDLSLPGWHNAENAALVVRVARELGCSADAIRAALATFPGLARRFELRGQTVTGARVFDDYAHHPTEVAAVLQAARSVTTGRVIAVFQPHLFSRTQQFTTEFAQALTLADLTYLEPVYPAREDPAAWTHVSSLNIAAALPDAVFRYMTDRADLASDLTTEAQTDDVIVLVGAGDVTLLAEQLVTG, from the coding sequence GTGTCCGCAGTGGGTGAGCAGTTCGACGGGTCCTTGCCCTGGTCCGGGCGCCGGATCCACTTCGTCGGTATCGGCGGCTGCGGCATGAGCGGTCTCGCGCTCGTCGCCGCCCAGCTCGGCGCCACCGTGTCCGGATCCGACGCGAAACGGTCCATCTTCTTCGACTCCCTGGCCGGCACCGGCCTGATCGACCTGCACATCGGCCAGTCGGCCGACCACCTGCCCGCAGCCGGTGAGGTCGTGTATTCCAGCGCCATCCGGCCAGACAACGTCGAACGTGTCACCGCGCACCAGCGTGGCTTGACCGAGCTGCACCGCTCCGCGCTGCTGGCCCAGCTGACCCGGATGAACCGCACCATCGCGGTCGCCGGCGCCCACGGCAAGACCACCACCGCCGCGCTGCTGGCCTACGTGCTCGACCACGCCGGGCTCGAACCCACCTACATCGTGGGCGGCCTCTTGCGCCCGCCCGCGTTGCATGCCCGTGCCGGTACCGGTGGCCTGCTTGTCATCGAAGCCGACGAATCCGACCGCAGCTTGCTCGACTACGACGTCGACATCGCACTCGTCACCAACGTGGATCTCGACCACGTTGGTGACGCCGCCGGTTACGAATCCAAGGACGACGTCGCCGACGTCTTGTCCCGCTTCGCCAAGAGCGCCGACTTCACCATTGGATCCCAAAGCGCGGCCGACGACCTCGCTGAGCGACTCCCGCAGCTGAAGGTCGCCGTACCAGGACGCACCGACAAGCCCGCCTCGTTCCTGCTCGACGGCGAGACCTACGACCTGAGCCTGCCCGGCTGGCACAACGCCGAGAACGCCGCCCTTGTCGTCCGCGTCGCCCGCGAGCTCGGTTGCAGCGCCGACGCCATCCGCGCAGCTCTCGCCACCTTCCCCGGACTGGCGCGCCGCTTCGAACTCCGCGGCCAGACCGTGACCGGCGCCCGGGTGTTCGACGACTACGCCCACCACCCGACCGAGGTAGCCGCGGTCTTGCAGGCCGCCCGATCGGTCACCACCGGTCGCGTGATCGCAGTGTTCCAGCCGCACCTGTTCTCCCGGACCCAGCAGTTCACCACCGAGTTCGCCCAGGCCCTCACACTGGCCGACCTGACCTACCTCGAACCGGTCTACCCTGCCCGAGAAGACCCCGCCGCATGGACACACGTGTCCAGCCTCAACATTGCGGCCGCACTGCCTGACGCGGTCTTCCGCTACATGACCGACCGGGCCGACCTGGCCAGCGACCTGACCACCGAGGCACAGACCGATGATGTGATCGTCCTGGTCGGTGCCGGCGATGTGACGCTCCTGGCCGAACAGCTCGTCACCGGCTGA
- a CDS encoding phosphocholine cytidylyltransferase family protein — protein MEAVILAAGRGSRLGDATTDVPKPMVQLAGRTLFERTVEQFHAHGINRITAVTGYRADQLPTGGLRVVHNDWWQTTGIAFSLLQADAHLTESVIVAYSDIVFEPAVLQALLSHDHDGVSIAVNTDWRRLWEHRMDDVLADAESLRRTDDWAITEIGQPAATVDDVQGQFMGLIRIDRSAQDRFFGLYRDALRTEPLDGSPAPSPGLWDMTTWLTRWLDAGEHLAGVPVHGGWLEIDTVTDLDTYIRLHATGELTSICALD, from the coding sequence ATGGAAGCGGTCATCCTCGCCGCCGGGCGCGGCTCCCGCCTCGGCGACGCCACCACCGACGTACCGAAACCGATGGTGCAGCTGGCCGGCCGCACCCTGTTCGAGCGCACCGTCGAGCAATTCCACGCCCACGGCATCAACCGCATCACTGCCGTCACCGGCTACCGCGCCGACCAGTTGCCCACCGGCGGGCTGCGTGTCGTCCACAACGACTGGTGGCAAACGACAGGCATCGCCTTCAGCTTGCTGCAGGCCGACGCCCACCTCACCGAATCGGTGATCGTCGCCTACAGCGACATCGTCTTCGAACCCGCCGTACTGCAGGCACTCCTGTCCCACGACCACGACGGGGTCAGCATCGCGGTCAACACCGACTGGCGCCGCCTGTGGGAGCACCGCATGGACGACGTCCTCGCCGACGCGGAATCACTGCGCCGCACCGATGACTGGGCGATCACCGAAATCGGGCAACCCGCGGCCACGGTCGACGACGTCCAGGGCCAGTTCATGGGCCTGATCCGGATCGACCGCTCGGCCCAGGACCGGTTCTTCGGGCTGTACCGCGACGCGCTGCGCACCGAACCACTCGACGGATCACCCGCACCGTCGCCGGGGTTGTGGGACATGACGACCTGGCTGACCCGGTGGCTCGATGCCGGCGAACACCTCGCCGGTGTCCCGGTCCATGGCGGCTGGCTCGAAATCGACACCGTGACCGACCTCGACACCTACATCCGGCTGCACGCCACAGGGGAGCTGACCTCGATATGCGCACTCGACTGA
- a CDS encoding gamma-glutamyl-gamma-aminobutyrate hydrolase family protein (Members of this family of hydrolases with an active site Cys residue belong to MEROPS family C26.), which translates to MRPLFVGITQRVVTVPHRAETGDYLDHRWAQRLADHKLTALPLPNHLQAMRSVLRAVPIRLLILSGGNDLAALPGATDAHPQRDEAELAAIEYARDREIPVLGICRGAQLLVSRLGVQLHRRGGHGGTVHGIRTLATTPAPWAWPPRFEVASHHDWVIPRHPLPAAIEVLAQADDGTVEAFTHPAERQWGLMWHPEREAPGGFANQTLRHIIGGL; encoded by the coding sequence GTGAGGCCACTGTTCGTGGGCATCACCCAGCGGGTCGTCACCGTGCCGCACCGCGCCGAGACCGGCGACTATCTCGACCACCGTTGGGCCCAGCGGCTGGCCGACCACAAACTCACCGCGCTGCCGCTGCCCAACCACCTGCAGGCGATGCGCTCAGTTCTGCGGGCGGTACCGATCCGGCTGCTGATCCTGTCCGGCGGCAACGACCTGGCCGCGCTGCCCGGCGCGACCGATGCGCACCCACAACGCGACGAAGCCGAGCTCGCCGCGATCGAGTACGCCCGCGACCGGGAGATCCCCGTGCTGGGGATCTGCCGCGGCGCGCAGCTGCTCGTGTCCCGGCTCGGCGTGCAGCTGCACCGGCGCGGCGGCCACGGCGGCACCGTGCACGGCATCCGCACCCTCGCCACCACGCCGGCCCCGTGGGCCTGGCCGCCGCGGTTCGAGGTCGCCTCACACCACGACTGGGTCATCCCCAGACACCCACTCCCGGCCGCGATCGAGGTCCTAGCGCAGGCCGACGACGGAACCGTCGAAGCATTCACCCACCCAGCAGAAAGGCAGTGGGGACTCATGTGGCACCCCGAACGCGAAGCACCCGGCGGATTCGCCAACCAAACCCTTCGGCACATCATCGGAGGCCTGTGA
- a CDS encoding pyrophosphatase codes for MDLMRLGDDVEAISQGYARAHGFRRDETWFLLKLQEEVGELTQAFLMRTGQARAKGNTQQELDDQFGAELADVLCHVVLMARHHGVDLVEQVERKWLVWHPDNLASAASGSEATTTGPLMAGTPEDAPL; via the coding sequence ATGGATCTAATGCGGCTGGGCGATGATGTCGAGGCGATCTCGCAGGGCTATGCCCGTGCGCATGGGTTCAGGCGGGACGAGACGTGGTTCCTCCTGAAGCTTCAGGAGGAGGTCGGCGAGCTGACCCAGGCATTCTTGATGCGGACTGGCCAGGCTAGGGCCAAGGGGAACACGCAGCAGGAGCTCGACGACCAGTTCGGCGCCGAGCTGGCCGATGTGTTGTGTCACGTGGTGCTGATGGCGCGGCACCATGGGGTCGACCTGGTGGAGCAGGTCGAGCGGAAGTGGCTGGTGTGGCATCCCGACAATTTGGCCTCCGCTGCGAGCGGGTCGGAGGCGACGACCACGGGTCCGCTGATGGCTGGGACGCCCGAGGACGCTCCGCTCTGA
- a CDS encoding 2'-5' RNA ligase family protein gives MKRFFETNAAKWKSPYGKLHVYIVVPEVVRRYVAEYHDVIRERPALMSVQRPEWMHVTVQLIEAHVADLAPQNLTALKEALHGSLADLAPFDLTMRPPVMGVHGVTLRTAYQVPEFTELVNRTRSAVDLVLGADALHPNGARQRPHASLGYGLTDGDSDPILGAVNALNADRDPVTFTVDQVALLAVDQDPEEGIYTWKVLDTIDLTAPAP, from the coding sequence ATGAAGCGGTTCTTCGAGACTAACGCGGCTAAGTGGAAGTCCCCGTACGGGAAGCTGCACGTCTACATCGTCGTTCCCGAGGTTGTCCGGCGGTACGTCGCGGAGTATCACGATGTTATCCGCGAGCGTCCCGCGCTGATGTCGGTCCAGAGGCCAGAGTGGATGCATGTGACCGTGCAGCTGATTGAAGCGCACGTGGCCGACCTGGCACCACAGAATCTGACCGCACTCAAGGAAGCGCTCCACGGCAGCCTGGCCGACCTGGCACCGTTCGACCTCACGATGAGGCCGCCAGTCATGGGCGTGCACGGAGTCACGCTGCGGACCGCCTACCAGGTCCCGGAGTTCACCGAGCTGGTCAACCGCACCCGGTCAGCCGTCGACCTGGTGCTCGGAGCCGATGCTCTGCACCCGAACGGCGCACGGCAGCGGCCACACGCAAGCCTTGGCTACGGCCTGACCGACGGCGACTCGGACCCGATCCTTGGCGCTGTCAACGCGCTGAATGCCGACCGCGACCCGGTCACCTTCACCGTCGACCAGGTCGCTCTGCTCGCGGTCGACCAAGACCCCGAAGAGGGTATCTACACCTGGAAGGTGCTCGACACCATCGACTTGACCGCGCCGGCCCCGTAG
- a CDS encoding Mur ligase domain-containing protein has product MRTRLNPGAKIHFSGIGGKGIAPAASLALQAGYDVTGDDLIENHRTAALRAAGATIMAGRNEIPDGVEAVVASSSIDLTPGTAIAADPAAPARRPVTLQRLEFVQHVFARHGKDQIAVAGSVGKSSAAAITTSVFAPTDPSCYIGADVDTTLCGATLAAGPWAVTEACEYRDAYLALAPKIALILNLTTNHEDHFGDGTAGFAQSLRTLIDVSAGPLEHVVTTSEAAFVLNQHGLGIDRAAHTIGQDGADWQLSIDHATPDSTRFSLRHAQGRDTFEVPLTGPHSATAAALAVVAARYAGLSDADIRAGLALARLPQRRMSLVHTAPGLSVYDDNARLPVQLTSLLAALRQCHPRQPIIAVISPWGRRNRRDLAQWAAAAAQADFVYVLPVGDASTAHGGAEYPASAVDLVDLIHHIGGSAQAVNSPGEIAAPGVSEAAPQVYVTAGYDTSQPVFAEIHRNLQVSDADSCVPCGTAARS; this is encoded by the coding sequence ATGCGCACTCGACTGAACCCCGGCGCGAAGATCCACTTCTCCGGGATCGGCGGCAAAGGCATCGCCCCGGCCGCATCCCTTGCCTTACAGGCCGGTTACGACGTCACCGGTGACGACCTGATCGAGAACCACCGCACCGCGGCGCTCCGCGCTGCCGGCGCCACGATCATGGCCGGACGCAACGAAATCCCTGACGGGGTCGAGGCTGTGGTCGCCTCGTCGAGCATCGACCTCACGCCTGGCACCGCGATCGCCGCCGACCCGGCCGCCCCTGCACGGCGGCCGGTGACGCTGCAGCGGCTGGAGTTCGTGCAGCACGTGTTCGCCCGGCACGGCAAGGACCAGATCGCCGTGGCGGGATCGGTCGGCAAATCCAGCGCGGCCGCGATCACCACCTCGGTCTTCGCTCCCACAGATCCGTCCTGCTACATCGGCGCCGACGTCGACACCACCCTGTGCGGAGCCACACTGGCCGCCGGGCCATGGGCAGTCACAGAGGCCTGCGAGTACCGCGACGCCTACCTGGCCCTGGCGCCGAAGATCGCGTTGATCCTGAACCTCACCACCAACCACGAAGACCACTTCGGTGACGGCACCGCCGGCTTCGCCCAGTCCCTGCGGACGCTAATCGACGTCTCGGCCGGCCCCCTCGAGCACGTCGTCACCACCAGCGAGGCCGCGTTCGTCCTCAACCAGCACGGTCTCGGGATCGACCGTGCCGCCCACACCATCGGGCAGGACGGGGCCGACTGGCAGCTGAGCATCGACCATGCCACACCGGACTCGACCCGGTTCTCGCTGCGCCACGCACAGGGCCGCGACACCTTCGAGGTGCCGCTGACCGGGCCGCACTCGGCCACCGCGGCCGCGCTCGCTGTCGTCGCTGCCCGATACGCCGGATTGAGCGATGCCGACATCCGGGCAGGCTTGGCCCTCGCGCGGCTGCCGCAGCGGCGCATGTCGCTGGTGCACACCGCACCAGGCCTGTCGGTGTACGACGACAACGCCCGGCTGCCTGTGCAGCTGACCAGCCTGCTCGCCGCGCTACGCCAGTGCCATCCCCGCCAGCCCATCATCGCGGTGATCTCGCCGTGGGGCCGCCGCAACCGCCGCGACCTGGCCCAGTGGGCCGCAGCCGCCGCGCAGGCCGACTTCGTTTACGTGCTGCCCGTCGGCGACGCCTCCACCGCCCATGGCGGTGCCGAATACCCGGCGTCCGCGGTCGACCTGGTCGACCTGATCCACCACATCGGCGGCTCCGCCCAGGCCGTCAACAGCCCAGGAGAGATCGCTGCGCCCGGCGTCAGCGAGGCCGCGCCTCAGGTGTACGTCACTGCCGGGTACGACACCAGCCAGCCCGTGTTCGCCGAGATCCACCGCAACCTGCAGGTCAGCGACGCCGACAGCTGTGTGCCGTGCGGCACGGCGGCACGCTCGTGA